From the genome of Desulfovibrio psychrotolerans, one region includes:
- the selB gene encoding selenocysteine-specific translation elongation factor, with product MPVVLGTAGHIDHGKTTLVKALTGIDCDRLEEEKKRGITIELGFAFFDLPDGGRMGIVDVPGHERFVKNMVAGASGIDFVMLVIAADEGVMPQTREHLEICSLLGIPTGFVALTKVDMVDEEWLALVQEDVANFLAGSFLEGAPIFPVSSHTGQGLEAIRQHIARMDKELAPQRRSDLFRLPVDRVFTMRGHGTVVTGTMISGSVSVGTDVQLYPGDRMTKVRGLQSHGGTVDVAPAGRRTAMNLHGLEVADVERGNVVALPGALFASHTWHVELMCLSSAPTPLKNRTEVHVHHGSRETLARLYFPDRDKLMPGETALCEMRFADPMVGVYGDRCVVRSFSPLRTVAGGKLLHPNATPLRKKHPRYAEILEALQRLGKAKPEERIRLHVGIAAEGGVSFRELCILTDIETKALDKGLALLGGRQELACFDKEERMYVAGNIMDELSDGAVTFVADYHRREPLKPGMARGMLTSGWGRRLAPKLVHFIVERLLKQGRLVVEGDVLRLADHKVSLAADQEGLRKALLEAHASAGITPPNLKDVLEPLSVDAKEAAPVLRLLETSGELVKVKDGMYFHGAAMEQLVGMVRGYFATHEDLGPNEFRDLTGLSRKYLIPLLEYFDKAKVTIRVGDRRKLRGGQ from the coding sequence ATGCCAGTTGTACTGGGCACCGCCGGACACATAGACCACGGAAAAACCACTCTGGTCAAAGCCCTTACGGGCATAGACTGCGACCGGCTGGAAGAGGAGAAGAAGCGCGGCATTACCATTGAACTGGGGTTTGCCTTCTTTGACCTGCCGGACGGCGGACGCATGGGCATTGTGGACGTGCCGGGGCACGAGCGGTTTGTCAAAAACATGGTGGCCGGAGCCTCCGGCATTGATTTTGTGATGCTGGTCATCGCGGCGGACGAAGGCGTGATGCCGCAGACGCGGGAGCATCTGGAAATCTGTTCGCTGCTGGGTATTCCCACAGGGTTTGTGGCTCTGACCAAGGTGGACATGGTGGATGAGGAATGGCTTGCGCTGGTGCAGGAGGACGTGGCCAACTTTCTTGCAGGATCGTTCCTTGAGGGCGCACCCATCTTTCCGGTTTCATCCCATACGGGGCAGGGGCTGGAGGCCATACGCCAGCACATTGCGCGTATGGATAAAGAGCTTGCGCCGCAGCGCCGTTCCGACCTGTTCCGCCTGCCCGTGGACAGAGTGTTTACCATGCGCGGACACGGCACGGTGGTGACGGGAACCATGATTTCCGGCTCCGTGTCCGTGGGCACGGACGTGCAGTTGTATCCCGGCGACCGCATGACCAAGGTGCGCGGCTTGCAGAGCCATGGCGGCACGGTGGATGTGGCCCCGGCGGGCAGGCGCACGGCCATGAACCTGCACGGGCTGGAGGTGGCGGATGTTGAGCGCGGCAACGTGGTGGCCCTGCCGGGGGCGCTGTTTGCCTCGCACACGTGGCATGTGGAGCTTATGTGCCTTTCTTCCGCGCCCACCCCCCTGAAGAACCGCACGGAAGTGCACGTGCACCACGGCTCGCGCGAGACACTGGCACGGTTGTATTTCCCGGACCGCGACAAGCTCATGCCCGGAGAAACCGCCCTGTGCGAGATGCGGTTTGCCGACCCCATGGTAGGCGTGTACGGCGACCGCTGCGTGGTGCGCTCCTTCTCGCCGTTGCGGACTGTGGCGGGCGGAAAGCTGCTGCATCCCAACGCAACCCCGCTGCGCAAAAAGCATCCGCGCTACGCAGAAATACTGGAGGCGTTGCAGCGCCTTGGCAAAGCCAAGCCGGAAGAACGCATCCGGTTGCATGTGGGGATTGCGGCGGAGGGCGGCGTGAGCTTCCGGGAGCTGTGCATTCTTACGGATATTGAGACCAAGGCGCTGGATAAGGGGCTTGCCCTGCTGGGTGGCAGGCAGGAGCTGGCCTGCTTTGACAAGGAAGAACGGATGTATGTGGCCGGGAATATCATGGACGAGCTTTCGGACGGTGCTGTGACGTTTGTGGCCGACTATCACCGCCGGGAGCCCCTCAAGCCCGGCATGGCGCGCGGCATGCTCACATCCGGTTGGGGCAGGCGGCTTGCGCCCAAGCTTGTGCACTTTATTGTGGAGCGGCTGCTGAAACAGGGCAGGCTGGTGGTGGAAGGCGATGTGCTGCGGCTGGCCGACCACAAGGTCTCGCTTGCAGCGGATCAGGAAGGGCTGCGCAAGGCTCTGCTTGAGGCGCACGCATCGGCAGGCATTACCCCGCCCAACCTCAAGGATGTGCTTGAGCCGCTGAGCGTGGATGCCAAGGAGGCGGCACCCGTGCTGCGGCTGCTGGAAACTTCCGGTGAGCTGGTGAAGGTGAAGGACGGCATGTATTTTCACGGCGCGGCCATGGAGCAGCTGGTGGGCATGGTACGCGGCTACTTTGCCACGCATGAGGATCTTGGCCCCAACGAATTCCGTGACCTGACCGGGCTTTCCCGCAAGTATCTCATTCCGCTGCTGGAGTACTTTGACAAGGCCAAGGTAACTATCCGTGTGGGTGACAGGCGCAAGCTGCGGGGCGGGCAATAG
- a CDS encoding secondary thiamine-phosphate synthase enzyme YjbQ encodes MQKLDIRTTEREQLIDITADVRRAVRSQGWQQGMLLLYCPHTTGAVTINEGADPDVKRDIVVNMRAMVPRRGDYHHAEGNSDAHIKTSLFGPAQMLIVDAGDVMLGTWQVIYFCEFDGPRQRTLWMQFVGE; translated from the coding sequence ATGCAGAAACTGGATATCCGCACCACAGAACGCGAGCAGCTTATAGACATTACCGCAGACGTGCGCCGCGCCGTGCGTTCGCAGGGCTGGCAGCAGGGCATGCTGCTGCTCTACTGCCCCCACACCACAGGGGCCGTAACAATAAACGAAGGGGCAGACCCGGACGTAAAGCGCGATATTGTGGTGAACATGCGGGCCATGGTGCCGCGCCGTGGCGACTACCATCATGCAGAAGGTAACAGCGATGCCCACATAAAGACATCACTGTTCGGCCCGGCTCAGATGCTCATAGTAGATGCCGGGGATGTTATGCTCGGCACATGGCAGGTTATTTATTTCTGCGAGTTTGACGGGCCACGGCAGCGCACCCTGTGGATGCAGTTTGTGGGCGAGTAG
- the ahcY gene encoding adenosylhomocysteinase, translating to MTDATRAIPLDLSVENKVRNIKDAELGYKEMQLSELEMPGLMATIAKYGPQKPLKGLKVMGSLHMTIQTAMLIKTLYELGADLRWASCNIFSTQDHAAAAIADSGMSKVFAWKGESLEEYWWCTEMALTWPDGSGPDLIVDDGGDATMMIHKGLEVEKDPSLLEKSYDNKEFSIFMDRLALSYKTDSGKWARIAAKVRGVSEETTTGVHRLYHMEKEGKLLFPAINVNDSVTKSKFDNLYGCRESLVDGIKRATDVMVAGKKVVVLGYGDVGKGCAQSMRGMGARVLITEIDPICALQAAMEGYEVTTMDDCVAEADIFVTATGNFNVITGKHMEKMKNEAIVCNIGHFDNEIEMSYLERNPKCSRLNIKPQVDKWTLESGRSIIVLAEGRLVNLGCATGHPSFVMSNSFTNQALAQIELATNPNLEKKVYTLPKKLDEEVARLHLDRLGVKLTKLTPEQAEYLDVPLEGPYKPGHYRY from the coding sequence ATGACAGACGCAACCCGCGCCATTCCGCTTGACCTGAGCGTGGAGAACAAGGTTCGCAATATCAAGGACGCCGAACTGGGCTACAAGGAAATGCAGCTTTCTGAGCTGGAAATGCCCGGCCTGATGGCAACCATAGCAAAATACGGTCCCCAGAAGCCGCTTAAGGGCCTTAAGGTCATGGGCTCGCTGCACATGACCATTCAGACCGCCATGCTCATAAAGACCCTGTACGAACTGGGCGCGGACCTGCGCTGGGCATCGTGCAACATTTTCTCCACGCAGGACCACGCGGCGGCAGCCATTGCCGATTCCGGCATGTCCAAGGTGTTTGCATGGAAGGGCGAGTCTCTTGAAGAGTACTGGTGGTGCACCGAGATGGCCCTGACGTGGCCGGACGGTTCCGGGCCTGACCTTATTGTGGACGATGGCGGCGACGCCACCATGATGATTCACAAGGGCCTTGAGGTGGAAAAAGACCCCTCGCTGCTGGAAAAGTCGTACGACAACAAGGAATTCAGCATCTTCATGGACCGCCTTGCGCTGTCTTACAAGACGGATTCCGGCAAGTGGGCCCGCATTGCCGCCAAGGTTCGGGGCGTTTCTGAAGAAACCACCACCGGCGTGCACCGCCTGTACCACATGGAAAAGGAAGGCAAGCTGCTCTTCCCCGCCATTAACGTGAACGATTCCGTTACCAAGTCCAAGTTTGACAACCTGTACGGCTGCCGCGAATCGCTGGTGGACGGCATTAAGCGCGCCACCGACGTGATGGTGGCGGGCAAGAAGGTGGTTGTGCTGGGCTACGGCGACGTGGGCAAGGGCTGCGCCCAGTCCATGCGCGGCATGGGTGCCCGTGTGCTTATTACCGAAATTGACCCCATCTGCGCGCTGCAGGCCGCCATGGAAGGCTATGAAGTGACCACCATGGATGACTGCGTGGCGGAGGCGGATATTTTTGTCACGGCTACCGGCAATTTTAATGTCATTACCGGCAAGCACATGGAGAAGATGAAGAACGAGGCCATTGTCTGCAATATCGGGCACTTCGACAACGAAATCGAAATGTCTTACCTTGAGCGCAACCCCAAGTGCAGCAGGCTGAACATTAAGCCGCAGGTGGACAAGTGGACGCTGGAATCCGGCCGTTCCATCATTGTGCTGGCAGAAGGCCGCCTTGTGAACCTTGGCTGCGCCACCGGGCATCCTTCGTTTGTTATGTCCAACTCCTTCACCAACCAGGCGCTTGCCCAGATTGAACTGGCTACCAATCCCAATCTGGAAAAGAAGGTGTATACCCTGCCCAAGAAGCTGGACGAAGAAGTGGCCCGCCTGCACCTTGACCGTCTTGGCGTGAAGCTGACCAAGCTGACCCCCGAGCAGGCAGAGTATCTGGACGTGCCGCTGGAAGGCCCCTACAAGCCCGGCCATTATCGCTACTAA
- a CDS encoding ArsR/SmtB family transcription factor — protein sequence MSTALPLIKALADETRLRLMHVLNRFELSVNELVAILEMGQSRVSRHLKILTGAGLLDSRRDGLWVFYSAPEEGPGREFIEALMPFIVTDPALQADADMAEKIIEERARKTKQFFNSIAEDWDQLNRDIIGSFDLPATIIDNMPRCKVALDLGCGTGSLMERMLEKSLSVIGVDGSPRMLELAKRRLVEETDRVSLRIGELEHLPLRDGEADFAVVNMVLHHLSHPGDALKEIRRVLRHGGRLVLADFDKHENEKMRSEYGDRWLGFDMTSLALKLSEAGFSLKSSRSFPVERGLSIHLIVAENSQP from the coding sequence ATGAGCACGGCACTTCCCCTTATCAAGGCATTGGCGGACGAGACGCGTCTGCGGCTTATGCATGTGCTGAACCGTTTTGAGCTGAGCGTGAACGAACTGGTGGCTATTCTGGAAATGGGGCAGTCGCGCGTATCGCGGCACCTGAAGATACTCACCGGAGCGGGGTTGCTGGATTCGCGCCGCGACGGGCTGTGGGTGTTCTATTCCGCGCCGGAGGAAGGGCCGGGCCGGGAGTTCATAGAGGCGCTCATGCCGTTCATCGTCACAGACCCTGCCTTGCAGGCGGATGCGGACATGGCGGAAAAAATCATTGAGGAACGCGCCCGCAAGACCAAACAGTTTTTCAACTCCATTGCCGAAGACTGGGACCAGCTGAACCGCGACATCATAGGCAGCTTTGACCTGCCCGCGACCATCATTGACAACATGCCCCGCTGCAAGGTGGCGCTGGATTTGGGGTGCGGGACGGGTTCGCTTATGGAGCGCATGCTGGAGAAGTCGCTTTCCGTTATCGGCGTGGACGGTTCGCCGCGGATGCTTGAACTGGCCAAGCGGCGGCTTGTGGAAGAGACGGACCGGGTATCGCTGCGCATAGGCGAGCTTGAGCACCTGCCCCTGCGCGATGGCGAGGCAGACTTTGCCGTGGTGAACATGGTGCTGCACCATCTTTCGCATCCCGGCGATGCGCTTAAGGAGATACGCCGCGTGCTGCGCCATGGCGGGCGGCTGGTGCTGGCCGACTTTGACAAGCATGAGAACGAGAAGATGCGGTCGGAATACGGCGACCGCTGGCTCGGTTTTGATATGACATCGCTGGCCCTAAAGCTCTCGGAGGCAGGATTTTCGCTGAAGTCCAGCAGGTCCTTTCCCGTGGAGCGCGGGCTTTCCATTCATCTGATCGTGGCAGAAAATTCCCAACCATAA